One Mesoplodon densirostris isolate mMesDen1 chromosome X, mMesDen1 primary haplotype, whole genome shotgun sequence genomic region harbors:
- the LOC132482701 gene encoding large ribosomal subunit protein mL54-like: MAARRLFGATWSLAGCRVRELPDPAASVRLHVRDYAKRPVIKGGKGAVVGDTLKDPEVCTDPIQLTTHTMGVNIYKEGQDVVLKADSKYPEWLFQMNVGPPKNLEELDPETREYCWLLWKHNIWHHYWLSKNEKF, encoded by the coding sequence ATGGCGGCCAGGCGCCTCTTCGGTGCTACGTGGAGCTTGGCCGGCTGCCGGGTTCGGGAGCTCCCAGACCCTGCCGCTTCTGTAAGACTCCATGTACGAGATTATGCCAAGAGACCGGTCATTAAGGGGGGCAAGGGCGCTGTGGTCGGTGACACCCTGAAGGACCCAGAGGTGTGTACAGACCCCATCCAGCTCACCACGCACACCATGGGTGTCAACATCTACAAGGAGGGCCAGGATGTGGTCCTGAAGGCGGATTCCAAGTACCCAGAGTGGCTGTTCCAGATGAACGTGGGTCCCCCCAAGAATCTGGAGGAGCTGGACCCTGAGACCCGGGAGTACTGTTGGCTGCTGTGGAAACACAACATTTGGCACCACTACTGGCTGAGCAAGAACGAGAAATTCTAG